A single Plasmodium yoelii strain 17X genome assembly, chromosome: 10 DNA region contains:
- a CDS encoding exosome complex component RRP4, putative, with product MDLIVITPYDEELDDIEELNSKILALETIKHNKSNVNKNADNSCPNIKKLVLPGEAVLEKKDKPRFLKGSGLYEEEENFCACLLGSVNYINKLVYVEPLRGKYTGSVGDLLVGKIKDINNDKWVVEIGSYCRALLSITQTNISLFSQRIRLYNDVINMINIYKPNDVIACEVQRILTDGCIILHTRSSIYGKLSNGILITVPQTLVQNQKKHIFVFPCNVQIILGMNGFIWISSPIKKSKDTNPNSIDEDIEGNKFEEVDDTTRKNISIISNIIKLLAKYHININYDIITKIYMQYTSNKNNTPSYILKPYVSDSYLFSYLENFTK from the coding sequence ATGGATTTAATTGTCATCACGCCATATGATGAAGAATTAGATGATATCGAAGAAttaaatagtaaaatattgGCTCTTGAAACGATAAAACATAATAAGTCAAATGTAAACAAAAATGCAGATAATTCATGccctaatataaaaaagttaGTGTTACCAGGTGAGGCAGTATTAGAGAAAAAAGATAAACCCCGATTCTTAAAGGGGAGTGGATTGtatgaagaagaagaaaattTTTGTGCATGCTTATTGGGAAGTGTaaactatataaataagTTAGTATATGTAGAACCATTGCGAGGGAAATATACAGGTTCAGTAGGTGATTTATTAgttggaaaaataaaagatataaataatgataaatggGTTGTAGAAATAGGATCATATTGTAGGGCCTTATTATCAATAACACAAACTAATATAAGCTTATTTAGTCAAAGAATACGATTATATAATGatgttataaatatgattaatatatataagccCAATGACGTCATTGCATGTGAAGTTCAAAGAATATTAACAGATGGTTGTATTATTTTGCATACTAGATCATCTATATATGGTAAATTATCTAACGGAATTTTAATTACAGTTCCACAAACATTAGTACAAAATCAGAAGAAACATATCTTTGTATTCCCATGTAATGTACAAATAATTTTAGGAATGAATGGATTCATTTGGATTTCTTCTCCAATTAAAAAATCGAAAGACACAAATCCAAACAGTATAGATGAAGATATTGAAGGGAATAAATTTGAAGAGGTAGATGATACTACTCGAAAAAATATTAGTATCATtagtaatattattaaattattagcCAAAtatcatattaatattaattatgatattattactaaaatatatatgcaatatacttcgaataaaaacaatacaCCCAGTTACATTTTAAAGCCATATGTATCTGATTCTTATCTATTTAGTTATTTAGAGAATTTTACTAAGTAA
- a CDS encoding cGMP-dependent protein kinase, putative yields the protein MDDDEIIPKKNNERNKKKAILSHEDFTGEDSLMENHLELRDKLAEDIVTIKTSLKNNLVCSTLNENEILALSNYMQFFVFKSGDMVIKQGEKGSYFFIINSGKFDVYVNDKKVKTLTKGSSFGEAALIHNTQRSATIKAGTNGTLWGVQRSTFRATLKQLSNRNFNENRSFIDSVSVFDMLTEAQKNMITNACVIQNFKPGETIVKQGDYGDVLYILKDGKATVYINDEEIRVLEKGSYFGERALLYDEPRSATIIAKEVTSCASICRKLLNVVLGNLQVVLFRNIMTEALQQSEIFKQISPDQLNDLADTAIVRDYPANYNILHKDKIKSVKYIIVLEGKVELFLDDESIGILTRGKSFGDQYVLNQKQKFKHTLKSLEVCKIALITESCLADCLGNNNIDASIDYNNKKSIIKKMYIFRYLTDKQCNLLIEAFKTTRYEEGDYIIQEGEVGSRFYIIKTGEVEIVKNNKRLRTLGKNDYFGERALIYDEPRTASVISTVNNLECWYVDKSVFLQIIEGPMLAHLEERIKMQDTKVEMSELLTERIIGRGTFGIVKLVLHEPTKIRYALKCVSKKSIIELNQQNNIKLEREITAENDHPFIIRLVRTFKDSKYFYFLTELVTGGELYDAIRKLGLLSRSQAQFYLGSIILAIEYLHERSIVYRDLKPENILLDKQGYVKLIDFGCAKKIHGRSYTLVGTPHYMAPEVILGKGYGCTVDIWAFGVCLYEFICGPLPFGNDQEDQLEIFRDILTGQLTFPDYVTDTDSINLIKRLLCRLPQGRIGCSINGFKDIKENPFFADFDWDRLAGRLLEPPLISKSETYAEDIDVKQIEQEEEDNANTEIDDENWDIDF from the exons atggatgaTGATGAAATAATTCCAAAGAAAAA CAatgaaagaaataaaaaaaaagcaattTTATCTCATGAGGATTTCACAGGGGAGGATAGTTTAATGGAG aACCACCTAGAATTGAGGGATAAATTAGCAGAAGATATCGTCACTATAAAAACATCCCTAAAAAATAATCTTGTATGTAGTACactaaatgaaaatgaaatattagcACTGTCTAATTATATGCAGTTTTTTGTTTTCAAAAGTGGGGATATGGTCATAAAACAAGGAGAAAAAG GTTCCTACTTCTTCATTATAAATAGCGGAAAATTTGATGTATACGTAAATGACAAAAAAGTGAAAACTTTGACCAAAGGTAGCTCATTTGGGGAAGCTGCCTTAATACATAATACTCAAAGAAGTGCTACTATAAAAGCAGGAACAAATGGAACGCTATGGGGTGTGCAAAGAAGTACATTCAGAGCGACACTAAAACAATTATCCAATAGaaattttaatgaaaatagaaGCTTTATTGATTCTGTATCTGTTTTTGATATGCTAACAGAagcacaaaaaaatatgataaccAATGCATGCGTTATACAAAATTTTAAACCCGGAGAAACAATAGTTAAACAAGGGGATTATGGAGATGTTCTATATATTCTAAAAGACGGAAAAGCAAccgtatatattaatgatgaaGAAATCAGAGTTCTAGAAAAG GGATCTTACTTCGGAGAAAGAGCTCTTTTGTATGATGAACCACGAAGTGCTACAATTATCGCTAAGGAAGTAACATCTTGTGCATCTATTTGTCGAAAATTGCTAAATGTGGTTCTGGGAAATTTACAAGTAGTATTGTTTCGTAACATTATGACAGAAGCTCTTCAACAGAGCGAAATATTTAAACAAATAAGTCCAGATCAATTAAATGATTTAGCGGATACAGCTATAGTTAGAGATTACCCAgcaaattataatatattacataaagATAAGATAAAAagtgtaaaatatataatagtatTAGAAGGTAAAGTAGAGTTATTCCTTGATGATGAATCAATTGGAATATTGACGAGAGGTAAATCATTTGGAGATCAATATGTACTTaatcaaaaacaaaaatttaaGCATACATTAAAATCGTTAGAGGTATGCAAAATAGCATTAATTACAGAATCGTGCTTAGCCGATTGCttaggaaataataatatagacgCATCTAtagattataataataaaaaaagtatcataaaaaaaatgtatattttcCGATATTTAACTGATAAACAGTGTAATTTACTTATCGAAGCATTTAAAACAACTCGATATGAAGAAGGAGATTATATTATACAAGAAGGTGAAGTAGGGTCAagattttatataataaaaactgGAGAAGTagaaatagtaaaaaataataaaagattaAGAACATTaggaaaaaatgattattttgGTGAAAGAGCATTAATTTATGATGAACCAAGAACAGCATCAGTTATAAGCactgtaaataatttagaaTGTTGGTATGTTGATAAATCagtttttttacaaattatTGAAGGACCCATGTTAGCACATTTGGAAGAAAGAATTAAAATGCAAGATACTAAAGTAGAGATGTCAGAATTATTAACAGAAAGAATAATAGGGAGAGGTACATTTGGTATTGTCAAACTAGTTTTACATGAACCCACAAAAATTAGATATGCATTAAAATGCGTTAGTAAAAAAAGTATTATAGAATTAAatcaacaaaataatatcaaaTTAGAAAGAGAAATTACTGCTGAAAATGACCATCCATTTATTATTAGGTTAGTAAGAACCTTCAAAGAttctaaatatttttattttttaacggAGTTGGTTACTGGAGGAGAACTTTATGATGCTATTAGAAAGTTAGGTTTATTATCAAGATCACAAGCACAGTTTTATTTAGGCTCTATTATATTAGCAATTGAATATTTACATGAAAGAAGTATAGTATATCGAGATTTAAAACCTGAAAACATCTTATTAGATAAGCAAGGGTATGTTAAATTAATCGATTTTGGTTgtgcaaaaaaaatacatggAAGATCATATACATTAGTTGGAACACCACATTATATGGCCCCTGAAGTTATATTAGGAAAGGGGTATGGGTGCACGGTTGATATATGGGCATTCGGTGTTTgtttatatgaatttatatgTGGTCCATTACCCTTTGGTAATGATCAAGAAGATCAATTAGAAATATTTAGAGACATATTAACAGGGCAGTTAACCTTCCCAGATTATGTTACTGATACTGATagtattaatttaattaaaagaTTATTATGCAGATTACCCCAAGGAAGAATCGGATGCTCAATAAATGGATTCAAAGATATTAAAGAAAATCCATTTTTTGCAGATTTTGATTGGGACAGATTAGCTGGACGTTTGCTTGAACCTCCTCTCATTTCGAAAAGCGAAACTTATGCAGAGGATATCGATGTTAAACAGATCGAACAAGAAGAGGAAGATAATGCAAATACCGAAATTGATGATGAAAATTGGGATATTGATTTTTAA
- a CDS encoding GTPase — protein MFFPYLMVICLIHKILCIQLKIVNENIKLEGINASRPKQIRRFRMYDAYSKNKILEKKLYFLKNVNKLYKNDFKRKNVRRKERKEDKTETEKNNWSNLGKYGKEVENTEFFQTFDEYFNSRSKEDYEQLEAGKLKILTENTNTYKDEIRKIMEKSYKSEYEKLKKEEEEDSKISHDVHENLKVTFVMKKNIDNFLFTQYSYMINKLKEKSEILKSLKNVFNNNKGSTTSDNIEENNNDQVCLDEKSEKYSNDEKSSKLREINKPGDAENALEFYKKGSNKENKLIEEVNFFKPQKGYAEEKRISTFSDQMFANVKIENKNLLIKGEEYDTNDGGLKLEKGEEVISNYNNEDEGTELFLKNNVSVLELFKENVKASLKYKKENIIKNNLNENLLCGRVKVHWFPKFMKRIIMKIPDYIKISDIIIEVRNGIIPFVFDDLYALNMFDIYTNKPKIIVYTNCDRASLKGTEEWGNYYRRKLYWSDKKFNRNIKNDISASINSANNNPMKKSAVIFVDAKNGKKEIIVLKKLINRLCERVIESKRKKGIHNYKVKCIFLGLPNVGKSALINKILEIKKTKSYDLPGLTKNIQMYSTKKYELIDTPGIIAHNLYKLRERVYDKNNRILDEIYNKNNKDYSIDNIVNIKNYNSYMHVENNIYLLALCNHISPKMYDIYNIAEVLIQNIYNTYLYDNEYVDLKKIINRYQINFVDCINSQGQFSAYHFIQKLARDRFNNDLNQASMRIVSDFRKNYLGKMTLNYPIYFNKKAITLKRDNQFVNSASDRYVGW, from the coding sequence ATGTTTTTCCCATACTTGATGGTTATATGCTTGatacataaaattttatgcatacagttaaaaattgtaaacgaaaatataaaattagagGGCATTAACGCAAGCAGACCCAAACAAATAAGAAGGTTCCGAATGTATGATGCATAttcaaaaaacaaaatattggaaaaaaaattatattttttaaaaaatgttaataagttatataaaaatgatttcAAGAGGAAAAATGTAAGGAGAAAAGAAAGGAAAGAGGATAAAACCGAAACAGAGAAGAACAATTGGTCAAATTTGGGAAAATATGGGAAGGAAGTTGAGAATACAGAATTTTTCCAAACGTTTGATGAATATTTTAACAGTCGATCGAAGGAAGATTATGAACAGTTGGAAGCAGGTAAATTGAAAATTCTAACTGAAAATACTAATACATATAAAGATGAAATCAGaaaaataatggaaaaaagCTACAAGAgtgaatatgaaaaattaaaaaaagaagaagagGAAGATAGTAAAATAAGCCACGATGTTCATGAAAATCTCAAAGTTACATTtgttatgaaaaaaaacatagaCAACTTTTTGTTCACCCAATATAGCTATATGATAAACAAATTGAAGGAAAAGTCTGAAATTTTGAAAAGTTTGAAAAAcgtttttaataataataaggGAAGTACCACAAGTGATAATATAGAGGAAAACAACAATGACCAGGTCTGTCTTGATGAAAAGTCTGAAAAATATagtaatgatgaaaaaagtTCAAAATTGAGAGAAATTAACAAACCAGGGGATGCTGAAAATGCATtagaattttataaaaaaggaagtaataaagaaaataaattaatagaagaagtaaatttttttaagcCCCAAAAGGGTTATGCAGAAGAAAAACGAATATCAACATTTAGTGATCAAATGTTTGCAAATGtgaaaatagaaaataagAACTTGTTAATAAAAGGTGAAGAATATGATACTAATGATGGTGGATTGAAATTAGAAAAAGGAGAAGAAGTAAtttcaaattataataacGAAGACGAAGGAACagaattgtttttaaaaaacaatgTATCAGTACTAGAATTATTTAAAGAAAATGTAAAAGCatctttaaaatataaaaaagaaaatataataaaaaataatttgaatgaaaatttattatgtGGACGAGTTAAAGTACATTGGTTTCCAAAATTTATGAAAagaataattatgaaaatacctgattatataaaaataagtgATATCATCATTGAAGTCAGAAATGGAATAATTCCATTTGTGTTTGATGATTTATATGCATTAAATATGTTTgacatatatacaaataaaccGAAAATTATTGTTTATACTAATTGTGATAGGGCCTCTTTAAAGGGTACAGAAGAATGGGGAAACTACTACAGAAGAAAACTTTATTGGAGTGACAAAAAGTTTAAtcgaaatataaaaaacgaCATAAGTGCTTCTATAAATAGTGCTAATAATAACCCTATGAAAAAAAGTGCAGTAATATTTGTTGATGcgaaaaatgggaaaaaagaaattattgttctaaaaaaattaataaatagaCTTTGTGAACGTGTTATCGAAAGTAAgagaaaaaaaggaatacataattataaagtaaaatgcatatttttagGGTTGCCAAATGTTGGTAAATCTGCgctaataaataaaatattggaaattaaaaaaaccaAATCATATGATTTACCAggtttaacaaaaaatatacaaatgtattcaacaaaaaaatatgaactaATAGACACTCCAGGTATTATAGCTCATAATTTATACAAACTCAGGGAAAGagtatatgataaaaataacagAATATTagatgaaatatataataaaaataataaggatTATTCAATTGATaatattgttaatattaaaaattataatagttatatgcatgtagaaaataatatatatttattagcTTTATGCAATCATATATCACCAAAAATGTAtgacatatataatattgctGAAGTGCtaatacaaaatatttataacacTTATTTATATGACAATGAATATgtagatttaaaaaaaattataaatagaTATCAAATTAATTTTGTTGACTGCATAAATTCACAAGGACAATTTTCTGCTTATCATTTCATTCAAAAATTAGCAAGAGATAGATTCAATAACGATTTAAATCAAGCTTCCATGAGAATTGTCTCTGATTTTAGGAAAAACTATCTGGGAAAAATGACTTTAAATTACCCcatatattttaacaaaaagGCTATCACCCTCAAACGTGACAATCAGTTTGTTAATTCTGCAAGTGATCGATATGTGGGTTGGTAG